In the Helianthus annuus cultivar XRQ/B chromosome 11, HanXRQr2.0-SUNRISE, whole genome shotgun sequence genome, one interval contains:
- the LOC110890442 gene encoding uncharacterized protein LOC110890442 has translation MVNPLSLPLKVAFILSFSLTTISKPPNFNSKKPSASAGDILALLGTPQQALSVDPQVAAQLKSCFKFLVPFNPTLPTLPSELTQSEIRFPRRMLHSKVSRENELVWSPPAPVFEIARLAFDSGADPASIQRALDPTIIYVPDVEGSNEERCELTRTPYGRRFINEELNSYMAFLFKLIADRGPEVGLNVSLNRFDFFHGHLFIAADGRVGILFHAKEYPAYDKQVFPYNMGYCQKGSNVTYDDSMNLRNILWLAPLPSNSTNDWSAPGVLVVLDAHPGGIIYRDIIPKYVSYARTIYEEYFGELVVDVNYLNVGAAEPDYQIFIC, from the exons ATGGTGAATCCACTGTCACTTCCCCTGAAAGTCGCATTCATTCTCTCTTTCTCCCTCACCACCATCTCCAAACCCCCCAATTTCAACTCCAAGAAACCCTCCGCTTCTGCCGGAGACATACTGGCACTCCTGGGCACACCTCAACAAGCTTTATCTGTTGATCCTCAAGTTGCCGCTCAACTCAAATCATGCTTCAAATTCCTCGTTCCCTTTAATCCCACTCTACCTACTCTTCCTTCCGAGTTGACTCAGTCGGAAATTAGGTTTCCACGGCGGATGCTTCATTCGAAAGTTAGCCGTGAGAATGAGCTCGTGTGGTCACCGCCCGCACCGGTGTTTGAGATCGCTCGACTTGCTTTTGATTCTGGTGCTGATCCGGCCTCTATTCAACGTGCCCTTGATCCAACCATCATCTAT GTACCTGATGTTGAAGGATCAAATGAAGAACGATGTGAACTTACAAGAACTCCTTATGGAAGGCGCTTTATAAACGAG GAATTGAATTCATACATGGCATTTTTGTTCAAATTAATTGCTGATCGCGGCCCTGAAGTTGGGTTGAATGTGTCATTGAATCGATTTGACTTCTTTCATGGTCATCTTTTCATTGCTGCAGACGGGCGAGTTGGTATATT GTTTCATGCTAAAGAATATCCGGCATATGATAAACAAGTCTTTCCATACAACATGGGCTATTGCCAAAAAG GCTCGAATGTGACGTATGATGACTCAATGAATCTACGCAACATTTTGTGGTTAGCCCCTTTGCCAAGTAACTCCACAAACGATTGGTCCGCACCTG GTGTGCTGGTGGTACTGGATGCACATCCCGGAGGAATCATCTATCGGGATATCATACCCAAATATGTAAGCTACGCAAGAACAATATATGAAG AGTATTTTGGGGAGTTAGTAGTTGATGTTAACTACCTAAATGTAGGAGCTGCAGAGCCCGACTATCAGATATTCATTTGCTAA